One Nitrospirota bacterium genomic region harbors:
- a CDS encoding flagellar basal body-associated FliL family protein, with amino-acid sequence MADEPKNKEKEGEEKGEAPKKSSKTKLIIFIVLGVVLVGGLVGGGLLFFKRSSTAEAKKTPTKEEVKAETKKEAAKQEDNISMFSLDPFVVNLVSNPSEIRYLKVTIKLQLAKADYTQEMTDHLPQIRDALLILLSSKDYVALRTVEGKMELRDEILERVNRIAKGDKAKAAYFTEFVIQ; translated from the coding sequence ATGGCAGACGAACCGAAGAATAAGGAAAAAGAGGGGGAGGAGAAGGGAGAAGCTCCTAAAAAGAGTTCGAAAACGAAGCTGATCATCTTTATCGTCCTCGGAGTTGTTCTTGTAGGAGGACTGGTCGGAGGGGGTCTCCTGTTTTTTAAACGGAGTTCAACGGCCGAAGCCAAGAAAACGCCGACGAAGGAGGAGGTCAAGGCAGAAACGAAAAAAGAGGCCGCAAAACAGGAGGATAATATTTCGATGTTTTCCCTCGATCCTTTTGTGGTCAATCTCGTCAGTAATCCTTCCGAAATCCGTTACCTGAAGGTGACCATAAAACTTCAGCTTGCAAAGGCCGATTACACTCAGGAGATGACGGATCATCTCCCGCAGATCCGGGACGCGTTACTGATCCTCCTGAGCAGTAAAGATTATGTGGCGCTACGAACAGTCGAAGGAAAGATGGAGCTCCGGGACGAAATTCTGGAGAGAGTCAATCGGATCGCCAAAGGGGACAAGGCAAAGGCCGCCTACTTTACTGAATTCGTCATACAATAG
- the fliM gene encoding flagellar motor switch protein FliM: MADKVLSQAEVDALLRGVTDGSVKTAEKTPPPTGVRTYDLTSQERIIRGRMPTLEIINERFARFFQVSLSSTIRKTVDFSPQSIGVTKFNEFIRKVPVPSSLIVLKMEPLRGNALLVLDASLVFILLDYFLGGKGQTYVKPEGRDFTAIEQKFIQKLLEMILSDLEKAWNPVYQTKISVVRSEINPQFVMIVAPTEVTVTITFKVELEDKNFDLFLCLPYPTIEPIREKLYGGFQSDQLEVDKGWGDRFKSQLEGCAVDMMAELGTATLSLQEVGQLSKGDVILLDRAVNDELVLKIENRPKFLGHPGVSHGNTAFQVTRIIRSQEEVKNG; the protein is encoded by the coding sequence ATGGCAGATAAAGTTCTTTCTCAGGCCGAGGTCGACGCCCTCTTAAGGGGAGTCACCGATGGCAGCGTCAAGACTGCCGAAAAAACACCTCCTCCAACGGGGGTGAGAACCTATGACCTGACCAGTCAGGAGAGAATCATACGGGGTAGAATGCCGACGCTCGAGATTATCAATGAGCGTTTTGCACGATTTTTTCAAGTGTCACTCTCTTCGACGATACGTAAAACGGTCGATTTTTCCCCTCAATCAATCGGTGTGACCAAATTTAATGAATTTATTAGGAAGGTTCCTGTGCCCAGCAGCCTGATCGTTCTTAAGATGGAACCGCTCCGGGGGAATGCGCTTCTCGTGCTGGATGCGAGCCTCGTTTTTATTCTACTCGATTATTTTTTGGGAGGAAAGGGCCAAACTTATGTCAAACCGGAAGGAAGAGACTTTACCGCGATTGAACAAAAATTCATACAGAAACTTCTTGAGATGATTCTATCAGACCTTGAAAAAGCCTGGAACCCGGTCTATCAAACCAAAATTTCCGTGGTCAGAAGTGAAATTAACCCTCAATTTGTCATGATCGTGGCTCCGACCGAAGTCACTGTGACCATCACCTTCAAGGTTGAGTTAGAAGATAAGAATTTCGATCTTTTTCTCTGTCTTCCTTATCCTACGATAGAACCGATCCGGGAGAAACTCTATGGAGGATTTCAGAGTGATCAGCTCGAAGTCGATAAGGGCTGGGGAGATCGATTTAAAAGCCAGCTCGAAGGGTGTGCCGTCGATATGATGGCAGAGCTGGGAACAGCGACTCTTTCACTTCAGGAAGTCGGTCAACTTTCAAAAGGTGACGTAATTCTTCTGGATAGAGCGGTCAATGACGAACTGGTATTGAAAATTGAAAACCGGCCCAAATTTTTAGGACACCCCGGTGTGTCTCATGGGAACACTGCATTTCAGGTGACCCGGATTATTCGTTCACAGGAGGAGGTCAAAAATGGCTAA
- the fliN gene encoding flagellar motor switch protein FliN — MANEAGAAPTPVQGNSAGTEKKATPEAKPASFSPVQDKKGGDSLNNIEFILDVPLRINVNLGAARMVIKDLLQLGQGSVIELEKLAGEPMDVMIGEKLVARGEVVVVNDRFGVRLTDIVSPTERIKQLNK; from the coding sequence ATGGCTAATGAAGCAGGAGCGGCTCCCACACCCGTTCAGGGGAACTCCGCAGGAACAGAAAAAAAAGCAACTCCCGAAGCAAAACCGGCATCATTTTCTCCGGTGCAGGATAAAAAGGGGGGAGACTCCTTGAATAATATCGAATTTATTTTGGATGTCCCCCTCAGGATTAATGTCAATCTCGGTGCAGCCAGAATGGTGATTAAAGACCTGCTCCAGCTTGGTCAGGGATCCGTGATTGAACTTGAAAAACTGGCCGGCGAACCCATGGATGTGATGATTGGAGAAAAATTGGTTGCCCGGGGAGAGGTCGTTGTGGTCAATGATAGATTTGGCGTGAGGTTGACGGATATTGTGAGCCCGACGGAAAGAATCAAACAGCTCAACAAGTAG
- the fliO gene encoding flagellar biosynthetic protein FliO, with protein sequence MDIVTALIKMISALAIVFGLMALTAYGARRFLASRIGTPGNGPLMKVQASISLGVKKEIALVEVGGNFLVVGVTPNQISLLIRIEKENLVSPPSLEEKGSVA encoded by the coding sequence ATGGATATTGTAACCGCTCTGATTAAAATGATTTCGGCACTGGCGATCGTCTTCGGATTGATGGCGCTCACTGCATATGGTGCCCGCCGTTTCCTGGCATCCAGAATCGGAACGCCCGGTAACGGCCCGCTCATGAAAGTTCAAGCGTCGATCAGTCTCGGGGTTAAGAAGGAAATCGCACTGGTTGAAGTCGGAGGGAACTTCCTCGTCGTAGGCGTGACGCCAAATCAGATCTCACTACTGATCCGGATTGAGAAAGAGAATCTGGTTTCGCCCCCTTCACTGGAAGAGAAAGGAAGCGTGGCATGA
- the fliP gene encoding flagellar type III secretion system pore protein FliP (The bacterial flagellar biogenesis protein FliP forms a type III secretion system (T3SS)-type pore required for flagellar assembly.), whose amino-acid sequence MIKRFLIGILTGAVLVVLIYPVSAAQVTSKDAGPSISINMGNGQPAELSVVIQIMTLLTLLTLAPAILMMMTSFIRIVVVFSFLRQALGTMQSPPNQVIISLALFLTLFIMTPVWQKINQNALQPYLKHQMSQSDAITQAEGPLRSFMLKQVREKDLALFVEISKMTPPKEPSDIPMQVMIPAFMISELRTAFQIGFLVYLPFLVIDLVVASVLMSMGMMMLPPVMVSLPFKLILFVLSDGWYLVVGSLVKSFGT is encoded by the coding sequence ATGATTAAGCGCTTCTTAATCGGGATCCTCACTGGAGCAGTCTTGGTGGTTTTGATTTACCCGGTGTCTGCCGCTCAGGTCACTTCAAAGGATGCCGGACCCTCGATCTCGATTAATATGGGAAACGGCCAGCCCGCAGAACTATCAGTCGTGATACAGATCATGACCCTGCTGACGCTGCTCACTCTGGCTCCGGCAATCCTGATGATGATGACTTCCTTTATCCGTATTGTCGTTGTCTTTTCATTTCTCCGTCAGGCTTTGGGTACCATGCAGTCTCCACCCAACCAGGTCATTATTAGTCTGGCGCTCTTCCTGACTCTTTTTATCATGACGCCGGTATGGCAGAAGATCAATCAGAACGCCTTGCAACCCTATCTCAAGCATCAAATGAGTCAAAGCGACGCTATAACTCAGGCCGAAGGGCCACTCAGGAGTTTTATGTTAAAACAGGTGAGAGAAAAGGACCTGGCGCTCTTTGTCGAAATTTCCAAAATGACTCCTCCGAAGGAGCCTTCGGATATCCCGATGCAAGTCATGATTCCAGCGTTTATGATCAGCGAACTGAGAACGGCTTTCCAAATCGGTTTTTTAGTATACCTACCGTTTCTCGTCATTGATCTGGTGGTTGCGAGTGTCCTGATGTCCATGGGAATGATGATGCTTCCTCCGGTGATGGTTTCGCTTCCATTTAAGCTCATTCTCTTTGTTCTATCTGACGGCTGGTACCTGGTGGTCGGATCACTCGTCAAAAGTTTCGGCACTTAG
- the fliQ gene encoding flagellar biosynthesis protein FliQ — protein sequence MTPEFVIDIGQRVIEITLLLSAPILVLSLVVGLLVSLLQAVTQINEATLTFFPKIVVVAIALVVFMPWMLTTLISFTTEMLASFPLAMH from the coding sequence ATGACACCGGAGTTTGTCATAGACATTGGTCAACGCGTCATCGAAATCACCCTTCTCCTTTCAGCGCCGATTTTGGTGCTGAGTTTAGTTGTGGGCCTACTGGTTTCGCTGTTGCAGGCGGTGACGCAGATTAACGAAGCGACACTGACCTTTTTCCCCAAGATTGTGGTTGTGGCGATCGCACTCGTGGTTTTCATGCCTTGGATGTTAACAACCCTGATTTCATTCACGACGGAGATGCTCGCCAGTTTTCCACTTGCAATGCATTAA
- the fliR gene encoding flagellar biosynthetic protein FliR — protein MEEFVKYIIRNEVLFIFVLARVSAFLVAIPVLDGTMIPNSFKIFLAFSISLILLPLVHITTPPVEMLPLTLGLLGEVLMGLVIGYGARAIFTAVEIGAELSGLQMGFGIANIYNPLSGQTDSVVGRFELMLAFLVFFGINAHHILIQTLVLSFSIVPFSGPVMSGAVIQHLISITGNMFLIGMKIAVPVTITLLLANGALGLLSRLVPQINVFMTSFAVTIGLGLIVLGASLSVLVTLVRNQMSGLDGVLITLLREVRGI, from the coding sequence ATGGAAGAATTTGTAAAATATATCATTAGAAATGAAGTTCTCTTTATATTTGTATTAGCGAGAGTCTCCGCTTTCCTGGTGGCGATTCCAGTTCTGGATGGCACGATGATTCCGAATTCTTTCAAGATATTTCTGGCTTTTTCCATTTCGTTGATACTTCTTCCTCTGGTCCATATCACTACGCCTCCGGTCGAAATGCTCCCACTCACTCTCGGTCTTCTGGGGGAGGTTCTCATGGGATTGGTCATTGGATATGGTGCCCGCGCTATATTTACAGCGGTAGAGATCGGTGCCGAATTGAGCGGTCTTCAAATGGGATTTGGCATTGCTAATATCTACAATCCCCTTTCCGGGCAGACCGATTCGGTCGTTGGAAGATTCGAATTGATGCTTGCATTCCTGGTCTTCTTCGGAATAAATGCGCATCATATTCTCATCCAGACATTGGTACTCAGTTTCTCGATTGTCCCATTCTCAGGTCCGGTTATGTCGGGTGCTGTCATTCAACATCTGATCTCGATAACCGGCAATATGTTTCTCATCGGAATGAAGATTGCTGTTCCGGTGACGATCACACTTCTACTTGCCAATGGCGCTCTCGGGCTACTTTCCCGCCTTGTTCCACAGATCAATGTGTTCATGACCAGTTTTGCGGTGACGATCGGCCTCGGTTTGATCGTCCTGGGTGCTTCCCTGTCCGTTTTGGTGACTTTGGTCCGAAATCAAATGTCCGGTTTAGACGGCGTTCTCATCACCCTATTGCGTGAAGTTCGGGGGATCTGA
- the flhB gene encoding flagellar biosynthesis protein FlhB, with amino-acid sequence MSEDQQERTEQASQKRRDEAKKKGRGPKSREITTAAIMLASVIFLIFGSPVVIARMKELMVLIWSGSLSAPMSPESFQQLMNGAVLESLKTIGPIMLFFGTVGVLSITGQTGLIWSESPIAPDWSRVSPIAGFRRIVSFQSSAELIKGVIKLVLIGWISYRLIQNDISTIIEAVDSDPQRLLLMTVTFATRLILWVGIAMVFLAAMDYLFQFWNFERSIRMTRQEIKEESKQTEGDPLIRSRIRNLQRSYARRRMMSDVPKADVVITNPTHLAVALMYRSETMGAPMVVAKGAGMIAETIREIARKNQIPVLENKSLARTLFKGVKIGSPIPSNLYKAVAEILAYVYQLRGKRIISGRKIMENPRG; translated from the coding sequence ATGTCTGAAGATCAACAGGAACGTACGGAGCAGGCGAGTCAAAAACGCCGCGACGAAGCGAAGAAAAAGGGGAGGGGGCCAAAAAGCCGAGAAATAACGACGGCCGCAATCATGTTAGCATCCGTTATTTTTCTGATATTTGGGAGCCCGGTCGTCATTGCACGGATGAAGGAGTTGATGGTCTTGATTTGGAGCGGTTCTCTAAGCGCACCCATGTCGCCAGAATCATTTCAACAGTTAATGAACGGAGCTGTCCTGGAAAGCCTTAAAACGATCGGTCCGATCATGCTCTTTTTTGGTACGGTTGGCGTCCTCTCCATTACAGGACAAACCGGCCTGATTTGGTCTGAATCGCCCATCGCACCAGATTGGTCCAGAGTGAGTCCCATTGCGGGATTCAGACGGATCGTCTCGTTTCAGTCGTCCGCCGAACTGATCAAAGGGGTGATCAAACTTGTTTTGATAGGATGGATATCCTACCGTTTGATTCAAAATGATATCTCGACCATCATTGAAGCAGTCGATTCCGATCCCCAGCGCCTTCTCCTCATGACCGTCACCTTTGCGACGCGTCTCATTTTGTGGGTTGGGATCGCAATGGTCTTTCTGGCCGCAATGGATTACCTTTTTCAGTTCTGGAATTTTGAACGATCCATCAGAATGACCCGGCAGGAGATCAAAGAGGAGTCAAAACAGACGGAGGGGGATCCGCTGATTCGTTCCCGAATCCGAAACCTGCAACGTTCATATGCCCGAAGGAGAATGATGTCTGACGTTCCGAAAGCGGATGTCGTCATAACCAATCCAACCCATCTTGCGGTTGCCCTCATGTACCGGTCTGAAACGATGGGAGCCCCAATGGTGGTCGCCAAAGGGGCGGGAATGATTGCGGAAACAATCCGGGAAATTGCCAGGAAAAATCAGATTCCCGTGTTGGAAAATAAATCTCTGGCCAGAACCCTTTTCAAAGGGGTCAAGATTGGATCCCCGATACCCTCGAACCTTTACAAGGCGGTTGCCGAAATTCTTGCCTATGTTTATCAATTGCGCGGAAAGAGAATAATATCGGGTAGAAAAATAATGGAGAATCCTCGTGGCTGA
- the flhA gene encoding flagellar biosynthesis protein FlhA — MQSKSDGLAIKGGGIALSVGVVGVLLLMIIPLHPVILDLFLVFNLGLALVIIFVSMYTLRPMEFSVFPSILLVVTLFRLSLNVAATRLILLHGGEGAGAAGQVIKAIGDFVVGGSYTVGIIVFIILIVINFVVITKGAGRIAEVAARFILDAMPGKQMSIDADLNAGLIDEKEARKRRSAISSEADFYGAMDGASKFVRGDAIAAILIIVVNIVGGLVIGIFQKGMTLADAAQNFTLLTVGEGLVAQFPGLIISTAAGIVMTRAASESNLGSEVSRQILLHPQALYAAAGIIFVLGMIPGFPHLAFLTLAGGMGGIGLIAERTKQAEKKASLLPEKTKIETVTNEKGEGYSPLDLMELNIGYSLISLVDETRGGELLKRIAALRKQLATELGFVVPPIHIRDNLQMKPNEYQILIKGIEVAGGELMAGHFLAMNPSGGERGIPGIPTKEPCFGLPAIWVTEQEKERAQIAGFTVVDPPSVIATHLTEIIRSHAHELLGRQEVQHLLDQYGKHSPKLVEELIPHLLTVGAVTRVLGNLLKERVPIRDLRTILETLADYAPGQKDADHLTEFVRQALSRTITHQYQSANRNLNVIGLDPRLDHKIASGIQQSNQGSFLTLDPVWVQQILGKIKQAADRMAIKNEQPVLLCSPVTRPHIKRLMERAMPAVPVLSTGEVSPQVRIVAMENIIEPQ; from the coding sequence ATACAATCCAAATCGGATGGTTTAGCCATCAAGGGCGGCGGAATCGCATTAAGTGTCGGCGTGGTGGGAGTCCTTCTTTTGATGATTATTCCTTTGCATCCGGTCATTCTGGATCTCTTCCTTGTGTTTAATTTGGGCCTCGCCCTGGTCATTATATTTGTATCGATGTATACGCTACGTCCGATGGAATTTTCGGTATTTCCTTCGATTCTTCTGGTGGTGACCCTTTTCCGGCTCTCTCTCAATGTCGCAGCAACCCGTTTAATTCTGCTTCACGGTGGAGAAGGGGCTGGCGCGGCGGGACAAGTCATAAAAGCCATCGGAGATTTTGTCGTCGGTGGCAGCTACACGGTGGGAATCATAGTTTTTATCATTTTAATCGTCATCAATTTTGTGGTGATTACGAAAGGCGCAGGCCGGATTGCTGAAGTGGCCGCGAGATTTATTCTTGATGCGATGCCAGGAAAGCAGATGAGTATCGATGCCGATCTCAATGCCGGATTAATTGACGAAAAGGAAGCCAGAAAAAGAAGGAGTGCCATCTCCTCGGAGGCCGATTTCTACGGTGCCATGGATGGCGCCAGCAAATTTGTCCGGGGAGATGCCATTGCTGCGATTTTGATTATTGTCGTGAATATTGTCGGCGGTCTGGTCATCGGAATCTTTCAAAAGGGTATGACCCTTGCCGATGCTGCTCAGAATTTTACCCTTCTGACGGTGGGCGAAGGTCTGGTCGCCCAGTTCCCGGGACTGATCATTTCAACAGCGGCAGGTATCGTGATGACCCGGGCCGCTTCAGAATCAAACCTGGGTTCAGAAGTATCTCGTCAGATCCTGCTTCATCCTCAGGCACTCTATGCAGCGGCCGGGATTATTTTTGTCCTGGGAATGATTCCAGGGTTCCCCCACCTTGCGTTTCTCACACTTGCCGGAGGAATGGGCGGTATAGGATTAATCGCCGAAAGAACGAAACAGGCGGAAAAAAAGGCCTCTTTATTGCCAGAAAAGACAAAAATAGAGACTGTGACAAATGAAAAAGGGGAGGGTTATTCGCCGCTTGACCTCATGGAATTGAATATTGGATATTCGTTGATTTCTCTCGTGGATGAAACCCGGGGAGGGGAATTGCTGAAGCGAATTGCGGCACTTCGGAAACAACTTGCGACCGAACTGGGATTTGTCGTTCCTCCCATACATATCCGGGACAATCTTCAGATGAAGCCGAATGAATATCAAATATTGATCAAAGGAATTGAAGTGGCCGGAGGAGAATTGATGGCAGGACATTTTCTGGCCATGAATCCTTCGGGGGGAGAACGGGGTATTCCGGGTATACCGACCAAGGAGCCCTGTTTCGGACTGCCGGCAATCTGGGTCACTGAACAGGAAAAGGAACGGGCACAAATTGCCGGTTTCACTGTTGTAGATCCGCCTTCGGTGATTGCAACCCATTTAACGGAAATCATCCGTTCTCACGCTCATGAACTTCTCGGAAGGCAGGAAGTACAACACCTGCTTGATCAATATGGCAAGCATTCTCCCAAACTGGTCGAGGAGCTGATTCCGCACCTTTTGACCGTGGGCGCGGTGACCCGTGTTCTCGGTAATCTTCTGAAAGAGCGAGTGCCGATTAGAGATCTTCGGACGATACTCGAAACTCTGGCGGATTACGCTCCGGGTCAGAAAGATGCCGATCATTTGACGGAATTCGTTAGACAGGCTCTTTCCAGAACCATTACGCATCAATACCAGTCGGCCAATCGAAATTTGAATGTGATCGGACTTGATCCCCGGCTCGATCACAAGATCGCCTCGGGAATTCAACAATCAAATCAGGGTTCTTTCCTGACGCTCGACCCGGTCTGGGTCCAGCAGATTCTTGGAAAGATTAAGCAGGCCGCAGACCGGATGGCCATTAAGAACGAACAGCCTGTTCTTCTCTGTTCTCCTGTCACAAGGCCTCACATTAAGAGATTAATGGAAAGAGCCATGCCGGCTGTTCCCGTGCTCTCAACCGGAGAAGTGTCTCCTCAAGTGAGAATCGTGGCGATGGAAAATATCATCGAGCCCCAATGA
- the flhF gene encoding flagellar biosynthesis protein FlhF, whose amino-acid sequence MKIKKFEAAEISEALRAIREELGPDAVILSTREVAQSGKGSSVRHRVEVTAAVEFTSTVPEKTNSEQVKFDQIFQELIPKIEKGEEIYSIREELRSIKESILSLQLSPRLESNQFYGRLYDVCRDLSKVSTDSPIRTELNDLHQNGVRLYDRLLHSGVDHQTAIGLVRLMDEKISPSESEKENFYKNYLEEVIKGMVLKISSVTTVEEEPSLTLLVGPAGVGKTTTLAKLASQKVMKNQNAVMVTLDTSRIGALDQLNAFGKVIGVPVYAASSVGELKGMIARRRKRDFIFIDTPGNLNGCLNRLSELGNLKKSGTPLATHLVLSAHTREEELDEMSGRFSAVPVDQFIFTKTDETKRFGHLLSMMRKNKKSISYLTMGQRIPEDIVTATPKRVAELILK is encoded by the coding sequence ATGAAAATTAAGAAATTTGAAGCCGCCGAGATATCCGAGGCCCTTCGTGCGATCCGCGAAGAACTTGGCCCGGATGCCGTTATTCTCTCAACAAGAGAAGTCGCCCAGTCCGGAAAGGGCTCATCCGTTCGACACAGGGTTGAAGTGACCGCGGCAGTTGAGTTTACATCAACGGTCCCTGAAAAAACGAATTCTGAACAGGTGAAATTCGATCAGATCTTCCAGGAGCTGATTCCGAAGATCGAGAAGGGAGAGGAGATCTATTCAATCCGGGAAGAACTCAGAAGTATCAAAGAATCCATTCTCTCCCTGCAGCTCTCTCCCCGGCTTGAAAGTAACCAATTTTATGGTAGGCTTTATGACGTATGTCGGGATTTGAGTAAGGTTTCGACAGATTCTCCAATTAGAACGGAGCTGAATGATCTGCATCAAAATGGTGTCCGGCTATATGACCGTCTCTTGCATAGCGGAGTCGATCATCAGACGGCGATAGGTCTCGTTAGGTTAATGGATGAAAAGATCTCTCCATCAGAAAGTGAAAAGGAAAATTTTTATAAGAACTATCTTGAAGAGGTTATCAAAGGAATGGTCCTGAAAATTTCATCCGTAACTACCGTGGAAGAAGAACCTTCTCTGACTCTCCTGGTCGGTCCGGCCGGAGTCGGAAAAACCACGACACTTGCAAAACTGGCTTCGCAAAAAGTGATGAAGAATCAGAACGCTGTCATGGTAACGCTCGATACGTCCCGGATTGGCGCTCTCGATCAGCTCAATGCGTTTGGAAAGGTAATCGGTGTTCCGGTTTATGCGGCATCGTCGGTGGGCGAACTAAAGGGGATGATTGCCAGAAGAAGAAAGAGAGACTTTATTTTTATTGATACTCCAGGAAATTTGAATGGATGTCTCAACCGGCTTTCGGAATTGGGGAATTTGAAAAAAAGCGGAACGCCTTTAGCGACTCATCTGGTTTTATCCGCGCATACCCGGGAAGAAGAGTTGGATGAAATGTCCGGTAGATTCTCGGCTGTCCCTGTTGATCAGTTTATTTTTACAAAAACAGATGAGACGAAGCGATTTGGACATCTTCTCTCCATGATGAGAAAAAATAAAAAATCCATTTCTTATCTGACCATGGGCCAGAGGATTCCCGAAGACATTGTAACTGCGACCCCGAAAAGAGTTGCAGAACTGATTTTAAAATAA
- a CDS encoding MinD/ParA family protein — translation MIDPELVLKRRPKVISVTSGKGGVGKTNIVANLAIALSRLGKSVLILDADLGLGNIDVLLGLAPRYTLEHVILGEKSLSDVICDGPAGIKILPTGSGVEELTAMTPEQKLILLSEFDRLETSIDVFLIDTGAGISSNVLYFNSIAEEIIVILTPEPTSLTDAYAVIKVLSQNYGEKNFKVLVNMARNGNDAKDAFQKLSLVSDRFLEVAVDYLGFISMDDYIPMSVSQQKAVVACFPLARASQEFNRLAAQIMNWPANAIPKGNIQLFWRRMFEPVSGGV, via the coding sequence ATGATTGACCCGGAACTGGTTTTGAAACGTCGCCCGAAAGTCATCTCGGTAACGAGTGGTAAGGGAGGAGTGGGAAAGACCAATATTGTAGCCAATCTGGCCATTGCGCTTTCGCGTCTCGGTAAGTCGGTTTTGATCCTGGATGCGGATCTCGGACTTGGGAATATCGACGTGCTTCTCGGCCTGGCTCCTCGCTATACGCTCGAGCATGTCATTCTGGGTGAAAAGAGTCTTTCTGACGTCATTTGCGATGGACCCGCGGGAATTAAGATCCTTCCAACCGGTTCGGGAGTGGAAGAGCTGACTGCCATGACGCCTGAGCAGAAATTGATTCTTCTTTCGGAATTCGACCGTCTCGAGACGAGCATCGACGTGTTTCTGATTGATACTGGGGCGGGAATTTCATCGAATGTTCTCTATTTTAACTCAATCGCCGAAGAAATCATTGTGATTTTGACTCCGGAGCCGACCTCTCTAACCGACGCCTATGCCGTCATTAAAGTTCTTTCTCAAAATTATGGCGAAAAGAATTTTAAAGTCTTGGTGAATATGGCGCGAAACGGGAATGATGCCAAAGACGCATTTCAGAAATTAAGCCTTGTGTCGGACCGGTTTCTGGAGGTCGCCGTAGATTATCTCGGTTTTATTTCTATGGATGACTATATTCCAATGTCGGTGTCGCAGCAGAAGGCCGTGGTGGCCTGCTTTCCCCTGGCCCGTGCGAGCCAGGAATTTAATCGATTGGCTGCCCAGATTATGAACTGGCCCGCAAATGCCATTCCAAAAGGGAATATCCAGCTCTTCTGGAGAAGAATGTTTGAACCGGTTTCCGGTGGGGTATGA
- a CDS encoding FliA/WhiG family RNA polymerase sigma factor, with protein sequence MSSSNSAGGVSHQGTLDEKLLAEFAPLIRYMAYRYSFRLPPSMDTDDLIHAGILGLMDALDKYDSAKEARFKTYAEFRIRGAMLDEIRSQNWIPRSIQEKISLLNRTTEELSKRLGREPEPEELGAELNMEKKELDLFLYQARASSLLSLDDLGLENSDEKSFYEALANDGTEDPLFSLLSQESNQKLVKAIALLPEKEKWVISLYYREELNMKDIGKILKVTESRVCQLHAQAIIRLKTELAKSE encoded by the coding sequence ATGAGCAGTTCGAATTCAGCGGGAGGCGTCAGCCATCAGGGGACTCTGGATGAAAAACTTCTCGCCGAATTTGCTCCCCTTATCCGTTATATGGCATATCGTTATTCATTCCGTCTCCCCCCGTCCATGGACACAGATGATCTGATTCACGCAGGTATTCTTGGCTTAATGGACGCGTTGGACAAATACGACTCCGCGAAAGAAGCCCGGTTTAAGACCTATGCCGAATTCCGTATCCGGGGGGCGATGCTCGACGAAATTCGTTCTCAAAACTGGATTCCCAGGTCGATTCAGGAAAAGATCTCGCTTTTGAATAGAACGACCGAGGAATTGAGCAAACGTCTGGGAAGGGAACCGGAACCCGAAGAATTAGGTGCTGAGTTGAATATGGAAAAGAAAGAACTGGATCTTTTTCTCTATCAAGCTCGCGCCTCTTCTCTTTTGAGTCTGGATGACCTGGGTCTGGAAAACAGTGACGAGAAATCCTTTTATGAGGCGCTTGCGAACGACGGAACCGAAGACCCGCTATTTTCACTATTGTCGCAGGAGTCAAATCAGAAATTGGTCAAGGCCATTGCGCTACTGCCGGAAAAAGAAAAATGGGTTATTTCTCTCTATTATCGTGAAGAACTCAATATGAAAGATATCGGAAAAATTTTGAAAGTAACAGAGTCCCGGGTCTGTCAGCTCCATGCGCAGGCCATCATTCGGCTAAAAACTGAATTGGCCAAGTCGGAGTAA